From one Aquicella lusitana genomic stretch:
- a CDS encoding GNAT family N-acetyltransferase: MTYRSTYPDGVFRDYTFTANKKKLDLEYLYKLLCIPSRYSTGLPPERFPLVIENSLCFSVFYQGKQVGFSRVISDHSEFASLWDVFIDEPHRGKGVGQALLKYIFDHYQLRGIFRWFLMTEDAHGLYQKFDFKTEVYNPYIMMKVNIT; encoded by the coding sequence ATGACCTACCGATCAACTTACCCAGACGGCGTATTTCGTGACTATACATTTACCGCCAACAAGAAAAAGCTCGATCTTGAATACCTGTATAAACTGCTCTGCATTCCTTCACGGTACTCCACGGGCCTGCCGCCTGAACGCTTCCCCCTGGTCATTGAAAATTCGCTGTGTTTTAGCGTCTTTTACCAGGGCAAACAGGTGGGCTTTTCCCGAGTAATCAGTGATCATTCGGAATTCGCTTCGCTTTGGGATGTGTTCATTGACGAACCCCACCGAGGCAAGGGTGTGGGCCAGGCCTTGTTGAAATACATCTTCGACCATTACCAGCTGCGCGGCATTTTCCGCTGGTTTTTAATGACCGAGGACGCGCACGGCCTTTACCAGAAGTTCGATTTCAAGACTGAAGTTTATAATCCTTATATTATGATGAAGGTGAATATTACCTGA